In one window of Pseudomonas putida DNA:
- a CDS encoding adenosylmethionine--8-amino-7-oxononanoate transaminase, giving the protein MGLNQQWMQRDLKVLWHPCTQMKDHESLPLIPIRRGEGVWLEDFEGKRYLDAVSSWWVNVFGHANPRINQRIKDQVDQLEHVILAGFSHQPVIELSERLVAMTPAGLDRVFYADNGSSCIEVALKMSFHYWQNKGQGAKKRFVTLTNSYHGETIAAMSVGDVPLFTETYKALLLDTIKVPSPDCYLRPEGMGWEEHSRNMFAAMEQTLAEHHATIAAVIVEPLIQGAGGMRMYHPVYLKLLREACDRYGVHLIHDEIAVGFGRTGTMFACEQAGIRPDFLCLSKALTGGYLPLAACLTTDDVYQAFYDDYPTLRAFLHSHSYTGNPLACAAALATLDIFEQDQVIDANKALSARMASATAHLVDHPNVAEVRQTGMALAIEMVKDKAGKVAYPWQERRGLKVFEHALTRGALLRPLGSVVYFLPPYVITPEQIDFLAEVASEGIDIATRDSVSVTVPADFHPDFRDPG; this is encoded by the coding sequence ATGGGCCTGAATCAACAGTGGATGCAGCGCGACCTCAAGGTCCTGTGGCACCCCTGCACCCAGATGAAAGACCACGAGAGCCTGCCGCTGATCCCGATTCGCCGCGGCGAGGGTGTCTGGCTCGAGGACTTCGAGGGCAAGCGCTATCTGGACGCGGTCAGCTCCTGGTGGGTCAACGTTTTCGGCCATGCCAATCCGCGCATCAACCAGCGCATCAAGGATCAGGTCGACCAGCTCGAACACGTCATCCTCGCAGGCTTCAGCCATCAGCCGGTGATCGAGCTGTCCGAGCGCCTGGTGGCCATGACTCCGGCCGGGCTGGATCGAGTGTTCTACGCCGACAACGGCTCGTCATGCATCGAAGTGGCGCTGAAGATGAGCTTCCACTACTGGCAGAACAAGGGCCAAGGCGCCAAGAAGCGCTTCGTCACCCTGACCAACAGCTACCACGGCGAAACCATCGCCGCGATGTCGGTCGGCGATGTGCCACTGTTCACCGAAACCTACAAGGCCCTGCTGCTCGACACCATCAAGGTGCCCAGCCCCGATTGCTACCTGCGCCCTGAAGGCATGGGTTGGGAGGAACACTCGCGCAACATGTTCGCAGCCATGGAGCAGACCCTGGCCGAACACCACGCCACGATCGCCGCGGTCATCGTCGAGCCGCTGATCCAGGGCGCTGGCGGCATGCGCATGTATCATCCGGTCTACCTCAAGCTGCTGCGCGAAGCCTGCGACCGTTACGGTGTGCACCTGATCCATGACGAAATCGCCGTCGGTTTCGGCCGCACCGGCACGATGTTCGCCTGCGAGCAGGCCGGTATCCGCCCAGACTTCCTTTGCCTGTCCAAAGCCCTGACCGGTGGCTACCTGCCGCTCGCCGCCTGCCTGACCACCGATGACGTGTACCAGGCCTTCTACGACGACTACCCGACCCTGCGCGCCTTCCTCCATTCGCACAGCTACACCGGCAACCCGCTGGCCTGCGCCGCCGCGCTGGCGACCCTGGACATCTTCGAGCAGGACCAGGTGATCGACGCCAACAAAGCGCTGTCGGCGCGCATGGCCAGCGCCACCGCGCACCTGGTCGATCACCCGAACGTGGCCGAAGTACGCCAGACCGGCATGGCCCTGGCCATCGAGATGGTCAAGGACAAGGCCGGCAAGGTCGCCTACCCATGGCAGGAACGCCGCGGCCTGAAGGTCTTCGAGCATGCCCTGACCCGCGGCGCGCTGTTGCGTCCGCTGGGTAGCGTGGTGTATTTCCTGCCGCCCTACGTGATCACCCCGGAGCAGATCGACTTCCTGGCCGAAGTGGCCAGCGAAGGCATCGATATCGCCACCCGTGACAGTGTCAGCGTGACGGTGCCGGCCGATTTCCATCCCGACTTCCGCGATCCGGGCTGA
- a CDS encoding 16S rRNA (uracil(1498)-N(3))-methyltransferase: MRLSRFFIDAPLSLGEHELPEAQAHYIGRVLRMSAGAAVQLFDGSGQEYLGQLLDVGKKSVRVSLDQALPGQPDSPLHIHLGQGLSRGERMDWAIQKATELGVSQITPIVSERCEVRLKDERADKRLAHWRQVAISACEQCGRSTLPVIHPPVPLAEWLKDSEADLKLVLHPVAEPLTSHDKPTRLAFLIGPEGGLSDAEVDQAKGAGFHAARLGPRVLRTETAPVVALSVAQQLWGDF; this comes from the coding sequence ATGAGACTGTCCCGTTTCTTCATCGACGCCCCCCTGAGCCTTGGCGAGCACGAGTTGCCCGAGGCCCAGGCCCACTACATCGGCCGCGTGCTGCGCATGAGCGCCGGCGCCGCCGTGCAACTGTTCGACGGCAGTGGCCAGGAATACCTCGGCCAGTTGCTCGACGTGGGCAAGAAATCCGTGCGGGTCAGCCTCGACCAGGCCCTGCCCGGCCAACCCGATTCGCCGCTGCACATCCACCTCGGCCAGGGGCTGTCACGCGGCGAGCGCATGGACTGGGCGATCCAGAAAGCCACCGAGCTGGGCGTCAGCCAAATCACCCCGATCGTCAGCGAGCGCTGCGAAGTGCGTCTGAAGGACGAGCGCGCCGACAAGCGCCTGGCTCACTGGCGCCAGGTGGCGATCAGCGCCTGCGAACAATGCGGGCGCTCTACCCTGCCAGTGATCCACCCACCGGTGCCCCTGGCCGAATGGCTGAAAGACAGCGAGGCCGATCTCAAGCTGGTCCTGCACCCGGTGGCCGAGCCGCTGACCAGCCATGACAAACCGACACGCCTGGCCTTCCTGATCGGACCTGAGGGTGGCTTGAGCGATGCCGAAGTCGATCAGGCCAAGGGCGCCGGCTTCCACGCCGCCCGCCTCGGCCCTCGCGTACTGCGCACCGAGACGGCGCCGGTGGTGGCGCTATCGGTGGCGCAGCAGCTGTGGGGCGATTTCTAA
- the trhA gene encoding PAQR family membrane homeostasis protein TrhA, with protein sequence MYYGERFNAWTHLVGAVLACIGAIWLIVVAGLQGDPWKIVSFSIYGFTLLLLYSISTLYHSTRGRAKVVMRKLDHLSIYLLIAGSYTPFCLVSLRGPWGWSLFGIVWGLAVIGMLQEIKPRSEARILSIIIYAVMGWIVLVAVKPLLHSLGGAGFAWLAAGGVLYTVGIIFFAFDSRFRHWHGIWHLFVIAGSLMHFVAVYFYVL encoded by the coding sequence ATGTACTACGGTGAACGCTTCAACGCCTGGACCCACCTGGTCGGTGCTGTCCTGGCCTGTATCGGTGCCATCTGGCTGATCGTCGTCGCGGGCTTGCAGGGCGACCCCTGGAAGATCGTCAGCTTCTCCATCTACGGCTTTACGCTGCTGTTGCTCTACAGCATTTCCACGCTCTATCACAGCACGCGCGGCCGGGCGAAGGTGGTCATGCGCAAGCTCGATCACCTGTCGATCTACCTGCTCATCGCCGGCAGCTATACACCGTTCTGCCTGGTCAGTCTGCGCGGGCCCTGGGGCTGGAGCCTGTTCGGCATCGTCTGGGGCCTGGCGGTGATCGGCATGCTCCAGGAGATCAAACCGCGCTCCGAGGCACGGATCCTCTCGATCATCATCTACGCGGTGATGGGCTGGATCGTGCTGGTGGCGGTCAAACCGTTGCTCCACAGCCTCGGTGGCGCCGGCTTTGCCTGGCTGGCGGCCGGCGGTGTGCTGTACACCGTCGGCATCATCTTTTTCGCCTTCGACAGCCGCTTTCGCCACTGGCACGGCATCTGGCACCTGTTCGTCATCGCTGGCAGCCTGATGCACTTCGTCGCGGTGTACTTCTACGTGCTATAG
- a CDS encoding chemotaxis protein CheW: MLEHIAGQRSSLTGLLLPLGDRTLVLPNVAVAELIGERAFVCELHEPAWHMGWIDWRQQCLPLIGFEAACGGETPCGERARIVVLNALGDTGLRYLALLLQGIPRSCKLDSQLNYVDVPLGALELAAVQVGEQVARVPDLAALERLVRDADLQPSTQ, encoded by the coding sequence ATGCTTGAACATATCGCCGGTCAGCGCAGCAGCCTCACCGGGCTGTTGCTGCCCCTGGGCGACCGTACCCTGGTGCTGCCCAACGTTGCGGTGGCCGAGCTGATCGGCGAGCGTGCGTTCGTCTGCGAACTGCATGAGCCGGCCTGGCACATGGGCTGGATCGACTGGCGCCAGCAGTGTCTGCCGCTGATAGGCTTCGAGGCCGCCTGTGGCGGTGAAACGCCCTGTGGCGAGCGGGCGCGGATCGTTGTGCTCAACGCCTTGGGCGATACCGGGCTGCGCTACCTGGCGCTGCTGCTGCAGGGGATCCCGCGCTCGTGCAAGCTCGACAGCCAGTTGAACTATGTGGACGTGCCGCTGGGGGCGCTGGAGCTGGCGGCGGTGCAGGTGGGCGAGCAGGTGGCGCGGGTGCCGGACCTGGCGGCGCTCGAGCGGCTGGTGCGTGACGCGGATCTGCAACCTTCGACGCAGTAG